The following proteins come from a genomic window of Acinonyx jubatus isolate Ajub_Pintada_27869175 chromosome C1, VMU_Ajub_asm_v1.0, whole genome shotgun sequence:
- the LOC106969616 gene encoding monocarboxylate transporter 1-like isoform X1, protein MSPSHGGPVRPSPPDGGWGWAVVTGAFISIGFSCAFGKSISVFYKEIEEIFNASTSEVSWISSIMFAVMYAGGPISSILVNKYGSRPTMIVGGCLSGCGLIAASFSNTVQELYLYIGFIGGLGLAFNLNPALTMIGKYFYKRRPLANGLAMAGSPVFLSTLAPLNQAFFGIFGWRGSFLILGGLLLNCCVAGALMRPIGPPPMNAGKDRSKESLQDAGRSDVEKGTNNASTDFNGRNPKDKKQSVFQRVNKVIDLSLFTHRGFLLYLSGNVVMAFGLATPLVFLSNYGKSKHYSSEKAAFLLSILSFVDIVARPSMGLVANTKWIRPRVQYFFAASIIANGVCHLLAPLSSSYIGFCVYAGFLGFAFGWFSSVLFETLMDLVGPQRFSSAVGLVTIVECCPVLLGPPLLGRLNDIYGDYKYTYWACGVILIIAGIYLFIGMGINYRLVAKEQKAEKQQKKEGKEKPKEVIKAADSRG, encoded by the exons ATGTCACCATCACATGGAGGTCCAGTTCGACCCAGCCCCCCAGATGGAGGCTGGGGTTGGGCAGTGGTTACTGGAGCTTTTATTTCCATTGGCTTCTCTTGTGCATTTGGCAaatctatttctgtattttacaaagaaattgaagaaatatttaatgcCAGCACCAGCGAAGTGTCATGGATCTCTTCTATTATGTTCGCTGTCATGTATGCTGGAG GTCCTATCAGCAGTATCCTGGTGAATAAATATGGCAGTCGTCCAACCATGATTGTTGGTGGCTGCTTGTCAGGCTGTGGCTTGATTGCAGCTTCTTTCTCCAACACTGTACAGGAACTTTACTTGTACATTGGATTCATTGGAG GTCTTGGGCTTGCCTTCAACTTGAATCCGGCTCTGACGATGATTGGCAAGTATTTCTACAAGAGGCGACCATTGGCAAATGGACTGGCCATGGCAGGCAGCCCTGTGTTCCTCTCTACCCTGGCCCCCCTCAATCAGGCTTTCTTCGGTATCTTTGGCTGGAGAGGAAGCTTCCTAATTCTTGGGGGCCTCCTACTAAACTGCTGTGTAGCTGGTGCCCTGATGCGACCAATAGGGCCCCCACCAATGAATGCAGGGAAAGACAGGTCTAAAGAATCCCTTCAGGATGCTGGAAGATCTGATGTAGAAAAGGGGACAAATAATGCAAGTACAGATTTTAATGGCAGAAACCCCAAAGACAAGAAACAATCAGTTTTTCAAAGAGTTAACAAAGTTATAGACTTATCCCTGTTTACCCACAGAGGCTTTCTACTATACCTCTCTGGGAATGTGGTGATGGCTTTTGGGCTGGCTACTCCTTTAGTCTTTCTTAGTAATTATGGCAAGAGTAAACATTACTCTAGTGAGAaggctgccttccttctttccattctgtcTTTTGTTGATATTGTAGCCAGACCTTCTATGGGACTTGTAGCCAACACAAAGTGGATAAGACCTCGAGTTCAGTACTTTTTTGCTGCTTCTATTATTGCAAATGGAGTGTGTCATCTGCTAGCACCTTTATCCTCCAgctacattgggttctgtgtctaTGCGGGATTCCTTGGATTTGCATTTGGGTGGTTTAGCTCCGTATTATTCGAAACACTGATGGACCTTGTTGGACCCCAGAGGTTCTCCAGCGCTGTGGGATTGGTGACCATTGTGGAATGCTGTCCTGTCCTCTTGGGGCCGCCACTTTTAG GTCGTCTGAATGACATCTATGGAGACTACAAATACACATACTGGGCGTGTGGTGTGATCCTAATTATCGCAGGCATCTATCTCTTCATTGGCATGGGCATCAATTATCGGCTTGTGGCGAAAGAACAGAaagcagagaagcagcagaaaaaggaaGGTAAAGAGAAGCCAAAAGAAGTTATTAAAGCAGCAGACTCTAGAGGATAG
- the LOC106969616 gene encoding monocarboxylate transporter 1-like isoform X2: MDLFYYVRCHVCWSIMLKKSGDGPISSILVNKYGSRPTMIVGGCLSGCGLIAASFSNTVQELYLYIGFIGGLGLAFNLNPALTMIGKYFYKRRPLANGLAMAGSPVFLSTLAPLNQAFFGIFGWRGSFLILGGLLLNCCVAGALMRPIGPPPMNAGKDRSKESLQDAGRSDVEKGTNNASTDFNGRNPKDKKQSVFQRVNKVIDLSLFTHRGFLLYLSGNVVMAFGLATPLVFLSNYGKSKHYSSEKAAFLLSILSFVDIVARPSMGLVANTKWIRPRVQYFFAASIIANGVCHLLAPLSSSYIGFCVYAGFLGFAFGWFSSVLFETLMDLVGPQRFSSAVGLVTIVECCPVLLGPPLLGRLNDIYGDYKYTYWACGVILIIAGIYLFIGMGINYRLVAKEQKAEKQQKKEGKEKPKEVIKAADSRG, translated from the exons ATGGATCTCTTCTATTATGTTCGCTGTCATGTATGCTGGAG tataatgttgaagAAAAGTGGTGATG GTCCTATCAGCAGTATCCTGGTGAATAAATATGGCAGTCGTCCAACCATGATTGTTGGTGGCTGCTTGTCAGGCTGTGGCTTGATTGCAGCTTCTTTCTCCAACACTGTACAGGAACTTTACTTGTACATTGGATTCATTGGAG GTCTTGGGCTTGCCTTCAACTTGAATCCGGCTCTGACGATGATTGGCAAGTATTTCTACAAGAGGCGACCATTGGCAAATGGACTGGCCATGGCAGGCAGCCCTGTGTTCCTCTCTACCCTGGCCCCCCTCAATCAGGCTTTCTTCGGTATCTTTGGCTGGAGAGGAAGCTTCCTAATTCTTGGGGGCCTCCTACTAAACTGCTGTGTAGCTGGTGCCCTGATGCGACCAATAGGGCCCCCACCAATGAATGCAGGGAAAGACAGGTCTAAAGAATCCCTTCAGGATGCTGGAAGATCTGATGTAGAAAAGGGGACAAATAATGCAAGTACAGATTTTAATGGCAGAAACCCCAAAGACAAGAAACAATCAGTTTTTCAAAGAGTTAACAAAGTTATAGACTTATCCCTGTTTACCCACAGAGGCTTTCTACTATACCTCTCTGGGAATGTGGTGATGGCTTTTGGGCTGGCTACTCCTTTAGTCTTTCTTAGTAATTATGGCAAGAGTAAACATTACTCTAGTGAGAaggctgccttccttctttccattctgtcTTTTGTTGATATTGTAGCCAGACCTTCTATGGGACTTGTAGCCAACACAAAGTGGATAAGACCTCGAGTTCAGTACTTTTTTGCTGCTTCTATTATTGCAAATGGAGTGTGTCATCTGCTAGCACCTTTATCCTCCAgctacattgggttctgtgtctaTGCGGGATTCCTTGGATTTGCATTTGGGTGGTTTAGCTCCGTATTATTCGAAACACTGATGGACCTTGTTGGACCCCAGAGGTTCTCCAGCGCTGTGGGATTGGTGACCATTGTGGAATGCTGTCCTGTCCTCTTGGGGCCGCCACTTTTAG GTCGTCTGAATGACATCTATGGAGACTACAAATACACATACTGGGCGTGTGGTGTGATCCTAATTATCGCAGGCATCTATCTCTTCATTGGCATGGGCATCAATTATCGGCTTGTGGCGAAAGAACAGAaagcagagaagcagcagaaaaaggaaGGTAAAGAGAAGCCAAAAGAAGTTATTAAAGCAGCAGACTCTAGAGGATAG